The following coding sequences are from one Aggregicoccus sp. 17bor-14 window:
- a CDS encoding response regulator translates to MKPTVLIVDDELTIVESLQELLEYEGYGVVTAPNGRRALEELERARPSLVLTDYMMPQMNGLQLLEAVRASPSLRDLPVVVMSAVHGQPSRVAELGAQFLGKPFELEHLLRVLAGALQRLPPP, encoded by the coding sequence ATGAAGCCCACCGTCCTCATCGTCGACGACGAGCTGACCATCGTCGAGTCGCTCCAGGAGTTGCTCGAGTACGAGGGCTACGGCGTGGTGACCGCGCCCAACGGCCGGCGAGCGCTCGAGGAGCTCGAGCGCGCGCGCCCCTCGCTCGTGCTCACCGACTACATGATGCCGCAGATGAACGGGCTGCAGCTGCTGGAGGCGGTGCGCGCGAGCCCCTCCTTGCGCGACCTTCCCGTGGTGGTGATGAGCGCGGTGCACGGGCAGCCCTCGCGCGTGGCCGAGCTGGGGGCCCAGTTCCTCGGCAAGCCCTTCGAGCTGGAGCACCTGCTGCGGGTGCTCGCGGGCGCGCTGCAGCGCCTGCCGCCTCCCTGA
- a CDS encoding ferrous iron transporter B, protein MSQPEPQSPPGNTAVQRAASPRAAPRDVLLVGNPNCGKSLLFNRLTGLQQRVANYPGVTVDVRSGQMGELRLRDFPGIYSLSPLTLDEQVAVRELRAGLASEGTCGLLYVLDATRLERSLYLLLQLLPEAVAARVPVLVLANVMDELVSRGARLDLEGLQAALGCPVLGISGRTGQGVPELQRALESWKDAGHASRLLPTLTPDAPSDVGALKARARALAQAHGPNADVLLKSQHRLDRFFLSSLGGPLAFLLLMAVLFQAVFSWAAPLMDAVEWATTALGALVAGWMPGALLQDFVRDGLFAGMGSFLVFVPQIFVLFVVIGVLEDSGYLARAAVILHRPLSAFGLSGKSFVPLLSGHACAIPAMMAARTIESPRRRLLTILSIPFMSCSARLPIYGLLIGAFIPAHAVLGGLLGLQGLVLTGLYVLGVTAALLVSATLHAALPKRQGVLGDAPFVLELPPYRLPSARAILRAALSRSFSFVRRAAPVIFSVTIIVWVLGYFPHGAGHLESSWLAQLGKLIAPVLAPIGADWKVTVGVLTSFVAREVFVGTLGTLYGLQAGGDTVPTALLQQGMSTATAISLLVFYALSLQCASTLAVMRKETGSGRIAAGAFVGMSLIAYAAACAAYQLAHLLG, encoded by the coding sequence ATGTCGCAGCCTGAGCCGCAGTCCCCGCCGGGAAATACGGCGGTGCAGCGGGCTGCGTCCCCTCGCGCGGCCCCGCGCGACGTGCTGCTGGTGGGCAACCCCAACTGCGGCAAGAGCCTGCTCTTCAACCGGCTCACCGGCCTGCAGCAGCGCGTGGCGAACTACCCGGGCGTGACGGTGGACGTGCGCAGCGGGCAGATGGGCGAGCTGCGGCTGCGCGACTTCCCCGGCATCTACTCCCTCAGCCCGCTCACCCTGGACGAGCAGGTGGCGGTGCGCGAGCTGCGCGCGGGGCTCGCGAGCGAGGGCACCTGCGGGCTGCTCTACGTGCTGGACGCGACCCGGCTCGAGCGCAGCCTCTACCTGCTGCTGCAGCTGCTGCCCGAGGCGGTGGCCGCGCGCGTCCCGGTGCTGGTGCTCGCCAACGTGATGGACGAGCTCGTCTCGCGCGGGGCGCGCCTGGATCTCGAGGGGCTGCAGGCCGCGCTCGGCTGCCCCGTGCTGGGCATCTCCGGGCGCACGGGGCAGGGCGTGCCCGAGCTGCAGCGCGCGCTCGAGAGCTGGAAGGACGCGGGGCACGCCTCGCGCCTGCTGCCCACGCTCACTCCGGATGCTCCCTCGGACGTCGGCGCGCTGAAGGCGCGGGCGCGCGCGCTCGCCCAGGCGCACGGCCCCAACGCGGACGTGCTGCTCAAGAGCCAGCACCGGCTGGACCGCTTCTTCCTCTCGTCTCTCGGCGGGCCGCTCGCCTTCCTGCTCCTGATGGCGGTGCTGTTCCAGGCGGTGTTCAGCTGGGCCGCGCCGCTGATGGACGCGGTGGAGTGGGCCACCACGGCGCTGGGCGCGCTCGTGGCGGGGTGGATGCCGGGCGCGCTGCTGCAGGACTTCGTGCGCGACGGGCTCTTCGCCGGCATGGGCTCCTTCCTCGTCTTCGTGCCGCAGATCTTCGTGCTCTTCGTGGTCATCGGCGTGCTCGAGGACTCGGGCTACCTCGCGCGCGCCGCCGTCATCCTGCACCGGCCGCTCAGCGCCTTCGGGCTCTCGGGCAAGAGCTTCGTGCCGCTGCTCTCCGGGCACGCCTGCGCCATCCCCGCGATGATGGCCGCGCGCACCATCGAGTCGCCGCGCCGCCGCCTGCTCACCATCCTGAGCATTCCCTTCATGTCCTGCTCGGCGCGCCTGCCCATCTACGGGCTGCTCATCGGCGCGTTCATCCCGGCGCACGCCGTGCTGGGCGGGCTGCTCGGGCTGCAGGGGCTGGTGCTCACCGGGCTCTACGTGCTGGGCGTGACGGCGGCGCTCCTCGTCTCCGCCACGCTGCACGCGGCGCTGCCCAAGCGCCAGGGCGTGCTGGGCGATGCGCCCTTCGTGCTGGAGCTGCCGCCCTACCGCCTGCCCAGCGCGCGCGCCATCCTGCGCGCCGCGCTCAGCCGCTCCTTCAGCTTCGTGCGCCGCGCCGCGCCGGTCATCTTCTCGGTCACCATCATCGTCTGGGTGCTCGGCTACTTCCCGCACGGCGCGGGGCACCTCGAGAGCTCCTGGCTCGCGCAGCTGGGCAAGCTCATCGCCCCGGTGCTCGCGCCCATCGGCGCGGACTGGAAGGTGACGGTGGGCGTGCTCACCTCCTTCGTCGCGCGCGAGGTGTTCGTGGGCACGCTGGGCACGCTCTACGGCCTGCAGGCCGGCGGGGACACGGTGCCCACGGCCCTGCTGCAGCAGGGGATGAGCACCGCCACCGCCATCTCCCTGCTCGTCTTCTACGCGCTGTCCCTGCAGTGCGCCTCCACGCTCGCGGTGATGCGCAAGGAGACGGGCAGCGGCCGCATCGCGGCGGGCGCCTTCGTGGGCATGTCGCTCATCGCCTACGCGGCGGCCTGCGCGGCCTACCAGCTCGCGCACCTGCTCGGCTGA
- a CDS encoding ATPase domain-containing protein: MTDAAHPPPAPLSPALERFPTGVPGLDTVLHGGLFRGGIYIVAGTPGAGKTILANQICSHHVRGGGRAVYLTLLTETHGRMLANLRTLSFFDVGRVGESLFYVSAHRELEQQGLTGLLQQLRAAVREHKSSLLVVDGVVTAEHFAESPFAFKRFIQDLQTWVGLQGCTVLLLKSAGTQGDDEAGQVQPEHTMVDGILQLRVHSLRQRRVRELLVSKLRGSGFLEGSHSYAIGTDGVRVYPRLEALLGGMSAEAPPESRDDVGSGVPGLDAVLGGGLQRGSTTLVLGSSGAGKTILGVQFLASGAREGEKGLFYGFFENPQALLYKAERLGLGLAEHVRSGRVTLRWQLPVERMLDALAHDLLEGVERTGARRLVIDGLVGFFTSSPYPERLSGLFSALTERLHREGVTTLLTEETRELFVQEIEAPVPGISGVCENILFLRKVESGARLLRLLSVMKTRDRDNDNALYGFDIAQGGLRLGKAFRPGHAVFTGVSTPSSGEMRADARKPAASKRKGVGSRSGSRPPSPRKSGR; this comes from the coding sequence ATGACCGACGCCGCGCATCCACCGCCCGCTCCGCTCTCGCCCGCGCTCGAGCGCTTCCCCACCGGCGTCCCCGGCCTGGACACGGTGCTGCACGGCGGGCTGTTCCGCGGCGGCATCTACATCGTCGCGGGCACACCGGGAGCCGGGAAGACCATCCTCGCGAACCAGATCTGCAGCCACCACGTGCGCGGGGGCGGGAGGGCCGTCTACCTCACCCTGCTCACCGAGACGCACGGGCGCATGCTCGCGAACCTGCGCACGCTCTCCTTCTTCGACGTGGGCCGCGTGGGCGAGAGCCTCTTCTACGTCAGCGCCCACCGCGAGCTCGAGCAGCAGGGGCTCACGGGCCTGCTGCAGCAGCTGCGCGCGGCGGTGCGCGAGCACAAGTCCAGCCTGCTCGTGGTGGACGGGGTGGTGACGGCCGAGCACTTCGCCGAGTCCCCCTTCGCCTTCAAGCGCTTCATCCAGGACCTGCAGACCTGGGTGGGGCTGCAGGGCTGCACGGTGCTGCTGCTCAAGAGCGCGGGCACCCAGGGCGACGACGAGGCGGGGCAGGTGCAGCCCGAGCACACCATGGTGGACGGCATCCTGCAGCTGCGCGTGCACTCGCTGCGCCAGCGCCGGGTGCGCGAGCTGCTCGTCAGCAAGCTGCGCGGCAGCGGCTTCCTCGAGGGCAGCCACTCCTACGCGATCGGCACGGACGGCGTGCGCGTCTACCCGCGCCTCGAGGCGCTGCTGGGCGGCATGAGCGCCGAGGCGCCGCCCGAGTCGCGCGACGACGTGGGCTCGGGCGTGCCGGGGCTGGACGCGGTGCTGGGCGGAGGCCTGCAGCGCGGCTCCACCACGCTGGTGCTGGGCTCCTCGGGCGCGGGCAAGACCATCCTGGGCGTGCAGTTCCTCGCCTCCGGCGCGCGCGAGGGGGAGAAGGGGCTGTTCTACGGCTTCTTCGAGAACCCGCAGGCGCTGCTCTACAAGGCCGAGCGCCTGGGGCTGGGGCTCGCGGAGCACGTGCGCTCGGGGCGCGTCACCCTGCGCTGGCAGCTGCCGGTGGAGCGCATGCTGGACGCGCTCGCGCACGACCTGCTGGAAGGCGTGGAGCGCACCGGCGCGCGCCGGCTCGTCATCGACGGGCTGGTGGGCTTCTTCACCTCCTCGCCCTATCCCGAGCGCCTCAGCGGCCTCTTCTCCGCGCTCACCGAGCGGCTGCACCGCGAGGGCGTCACCACGCTGCTCACCGAGGAGACGCGCGAGCTCTTCGTGCAGGAGATCGAGGCGCCCGTGCCGGGCATCTCCGGCGTCTGCGAAAACATCCTCTTCCTGCGCAAGGTGGAGTCCGGGGCGCGGCTGCTGCGGCTGCTCTCGGTGATGAAGACGCGCGACCGCGACAACGACAACGCCCTCTACGGCTTCGACATCGCGCAGGGCGGCCTGCGCCTGGGCAAGGCGTTCCGTCCCGGCCACGCGGTGTTCACCGGCGTCTCCACCCCCAGCTCCGGCGAGATGAGGGCGGATGCGCGCAAGCCCGCGGCCAGCAAGCGCAAGGGCGTGGGGAGCCGCAGCGGCTCGCGCCCGCCCTCCCCCCGCAAGAGCGGGCGCTAG